A stretch of Plodia interpunctella isolate USDA-ARS_2022_Savannah chromosome 15, ilPloInte3.2, whole genome shotgun sequence DNA encodes these proteins:
- the LOC128675770 gene encoding peritrophin-1-like, with protein MRGILVILAVVVAAVSCGKQCPSEQETNWELELLLPHEDCDKFYKCTYGEPVTQLCPPGLLYNIGLEQCDWSNEVDCGDRNLPEEGDSEDTTDGAETEPEPVPEPESESEESVEPEQPESESEESTEPPQPESESDESEEPSQSESEEVVVPEQPESESEEVIQPESEESTQEPELEFLENGCPVSPFVHWLLPSQEDCNQFYYCVFGEKQPRQCSSSLHFNPVLQVCDFPWNAGCQLQFNKRVPVRPMLTSF; from the exons ATGAGag GAATACTGGTCATATTAGCAGTTGTAGTGGCAGCGGTGTCTTGCGGAAAGCAATGCCCGTCTGAGCAGGAGACTAACTGGGAGCTGGAACTGCTGCTGCCTCACGAAGACTGCGACAAGTTCTACAAATGCACTTATGGAGAACCCGTGACCCAGCTCTGCCCACCTGGACTCCTCTACAATATTGGACTGGAGCAGTGCGACTGGAGTAATGAAGTTGACTGCGGCGACAGGAACCTTCCTGAGGAAGGAGACTCTGAAGATACCACTGATGGCGCAGAGACAGAACCCGAACCAGTTCCTGAGCCTGAAAGTGAGTCTGAAGAATCAGTTGAACCAGAGCAACCAGAAAGCGAATCTGAAGAGTCCACTGAACCACCACAACCTGAGAGCGAATCTGATGAATCAGAGGAACCTTCACAGTCAGAATCCGAAGAAGTAGTTGTGCCTGAACAACCTGAAAGTGAATCCGAAGAAGTGATCCAGCCAGAATCAGAAGAATCAACTCAGGAACCGGAGCTAGAATTCTTAGAGAACGGTTGCCCCGTGAGCCCGTTTGTCCACTGGCTGCTGCCCAGCCAGGAGGACTGCAATCAGTTCTACTACTGCGTTTTCGGGGAAAAGCAGCCCAGACAGTGCTCCAGTTCTCTCCATTTCAATCCTGTACTCcag GTGTGCGATTTTCCCTGGAATGCTGGTTGCCAGTTGCAGTTCAACAAGCGAGTCCCTGTGAGGCCCATGTTGACCAGTTTCTAA
- the LOC128675773 gene encoding chondroitin proteoglycan-2-like: MKGTGFLLLFAVNFCSGSLISHEECSIDSQLIPHKNCNQYYQCVHGALMVRNCSSILYFNPETQECDWPANVDCSKDDDLNNDVSRCSSGKVEGQFFAHENCSKYYRCVQGNLIEHTCHLGLLYNNEISQCDWPYNVDCKGVTQNPDETEPPVTESEKPNTDITPSPDDSNENKSDEESSKEESKSQEDSSVEDSSDESHSSKSDSDEDSDSESDSTESNSNEGESSVEDISKEDSTEEAIEENVVNRICALENSEGLLIPHEDCRKFYICAGGKPVIMNCPTGLYFDADTEQCNWHRNIYCGNNRKLLKTLEINVGVIVRGKKN; encoded by the exons ATGAAAG GCACTGGATTCTTACTGCTTTTTGCAGTAAACTTTTGTAGCGGCTCTTTAATCAGTCATGAAGAATGTTCAATAGATTCACAACTGATTCCTCATAAAAATTGCAATCAATACTACCAATGCGTCCATGGCGCACTTATGGTTCGAAATTGCAGctcaattctttattttaatccaGAAACACAGGAATGTGACTGGCCTGCAAATGTTGACTGTAGCAAAGACGATGATCTAAATAATGACGTCAGTCGATGTAGCTCGGGTAAAGTTGAGGGACAATTTTTCGCTCATGAAAATTGCAGTAAGTATTACAGGTGTGTCCAGGGAAACTTAATTGAACATACATGCCACTTAGGTTTGTTatacaataatgaaatatcaCAATGTGACTGGCCTTATAACGTTGACTGCAAAGGAGTAACCCAAAACCCTGATGAAACTGAACCTCCAGTAACAGAATCAGAAAAACCTAACACTGATATTACGCCCTCTCCAGATGAtagcaatgaaaataaaagtgacGAAGAAAGTAGTAAAGAAGAAAGCAAAAGTCAAGAAGACAGCAGTGTCGAAGATAGCAGTGATGAATCACATAGTAGCAAAAGTGATAGTGACGAAGACAGTGACAGTGAATCTGACAGCACTGAAAGTAATAGTAATGAAGGTGAAAGTAGTGTAGAAGACATCAGTAAAGAAGATAGTACCGAAGAGGCCATTGAAGAAAATGTAGTAAACAGAATTTGTGCCTTAGAAAATTCCGAGGGATTGTTAATTCCACATGAAGATTGcagaaaattttacatatgtGCTGGAGGAAAACCTGTGATTATGAATTGCCCTACAGGTCTTTATTTCGATGCGGACACTGAACAATGTAATTGgcatagaaatatatattgtggTAATAACCGAAAGCTATTAAAAACGCTGGAAATCAATGTTGGTGTCATAGTACGtgggaaaaaaaattaa